In Nitrospirota bacterium, one DNA window encodes the following:
- a CDS encoding FAD:protein FMN transferase: MRKAKFQIPNSKFQIFRSLFTIHRSLITIHCLLFTVYCLLFFSGCAGQDKTYKENMVIMDTVCTITAVSASEKDAKKAVDAGFAEIKKLEALLNFFSDDSEISAVNKAAGYKAVKVSVETLDIIKKALMVSDGTNGAFDPAIGPLTKLWGFSGKGAAGIPQDDKIKNILPLIDYKKIIINNSLSEVFLQKKGMAIDLGAIAKGYAADMAIEAIKAAGIKAALVSIAGDIKGFGIKPDGKPWRVGIQDPRADGIFAAIDLQDKAISTSGDYQRYFVKDGRRYHHIIDPKTGFPASNSISVSVIADNGYAADSFSTGAFVLGPEKGIKLLESMGLSGIIVDAGKKMHITKDLIGKITIEKPL, encoded by the coding sequence GTGAGAAAAGCAAAATTCCAAATTCCAAATTCCAAATTCCAAATTTTCCGTTCACTGTTCACTATTCACCGTTCACTGATTACTATTCACTGTTTACTATTCACTGTTTACTGTTTACTGTTTTTCTCCGGTTGCGCAGGACAGGATAAAACCTACAAAGAGAATATGGTAATCATGGATACCGTCTGCACAATCACTGCTGTAAGTGCATCGGAAAAAGATGCCAAAAAGGCAGTGGATGCGGGGTTTGCTGAAATTAAAAAGCTTGAGGCGCTCCTTAATTTCTTCTCGGATGACAGCGAAATCTCCGCCGTTAATAAGGCTGCAGGATACAAGGCTGTCAAGGTAAGCGTTGAAACGCTGGATATTATAAAAAAGGCGCTGATGGTTTCAGACGGCACAAACGGCGCATTTGACCCTGCCATAGGACCGCTGACAAAACTCTGGGGATTTTCCGGCAAGGGCGCTGCCGGTATCCCGCAGGATGATAAAATAAAAAACATCCTCCCTCTGATTGATTACAAAAAAATCATAATAAACAACTCCCTGTCAGAAGTATTTTTGCAAAAAAAAGGCATGGCAATTGACCTTGGGGCAATTGCAAAGGGCTATGCCGCTGACATGGCAATTGAAGCAATTAAGGCGGCAGGCATCAAGGCAGCGCTCGTGTCAATCGCAGGCGATATAAAAGGGTTCGGCATTAAGCCCGATGGAAAGCCGTGGCGGGTCGGAATACAGGATCCAAGGGCAGATGGAATATTTGCAGCTATTGACCTTCAGGACAAAGCAATATCAACTTCCGGCGACTACCAGAGATATTTTGTAAAAGACGGCAGACGCTATCATCACATCATTGACCCTAAAACCGGCTTTCCTGCATCAAACTCCATCAGTGTTTCAGTCATAGCGGATAATGGATACGCCGCTGACAGTTTTTCTACAGGGGCATTTGTACTCGGGCCTGAAAAGGGGATTAAACTCCTTGAATCAATGGGCTTAAGCGGCATAATAGTTGATGCCGGCAAAAAAATGCACATTACAAAAGATCTGATTGGAAAGATTACAATTGAAAAACCTCTTTAA